One segment of Oscillospiraceae bacterium MB08-C2-2 DNA contains the following:
- the argR gene encoding arginine repressor: MKAKRHAKILELIGSREIETQEDLLGKLHESGFKVTQATVSRDIKELRLVKIQSADGGYRYSPNMSKENVDMTFKFHAIFSESVTSIDFAENLVVIKCYVGMANAACAALDSIHWKGVVGTLAGDDTIVCIMRDKATAADFVEQLYKLLK, encoded by the coding sequence GTGAAAGCGAAACGCCATGCAAAGATTTTGGAACTGATCGGCAGCCGGGAAATTGAAACCCAGGAGGATTTATTGGGCAAGCTGCACGAAAGCGGCTTTAAGGTAACACAAGCGACTGTATCCCGGGATATCAAAGAACTGCGGCTGGTCAAGATTCAATCGGCCGATGGCGGTTACCGGTATTCCCCCAATATGTCCAAAGAAAATGTGGATATGACCTTTAAATTCCACGCCATTTTTTCCGAATCGGTAACCAGCATTGATTTTGCCGAGAATCTGGTTGTCATTAAATGCTATGTGGGCATGGCCAACGCTGCCTGCGCCGCTTTGGATTCCATCCATTGGAAGGGTGTAGTGGGTACTTTGGCGGGAGATGATACCATTGTTTGCATTATGCGGGATAAGGCCACAGCCGCCGATTTTGTAGAGCAGCTTTATAAGCTGCTGAAATAA
- the recN gene encoding DNA repair protein RecN, translating to MIAQLFISNLAVIQKAAVELTGGLNVFTGETGAGKTVLLSAINAVMGKRVQKDMIRTGETKAVVSALFTQIAPNAAQKLAEMGFEPEEDGLLITREITQTGGSCKINGMPATAAILREVTALLVGVHGQHDTEQLLSSQRHLDFIDDFGRLEGELSAYQEAFSAMRALADQLEGLNMDDAQKARQIDMLTFQLEEIQAAKLEEGEEEALTAQRQIIRNSEKIVQALSGAYAALQGDIEVEGAASLLAATASHIEQASRYIEALEPMAQRLSEMAYELGDFSADIRSSLDDMEFDPRELDELEYRLDQIHRLKAKYGGTVSDILEYAEKAQEELESITTSEQRREAIAAALAKARAKAEKLAATLSEKRRKAGEAFTKAVEQELVFLDMPSVKLSVSQKEKALGSRGTDEIELLIVTNAGEVPKPLSRIASGGELSRIMLAIKNVLSNRDDIDTLIFDEVDSGVSGRAAQKIGQKLRQVAAQRQVLCVTHLAQVASFGHNHLLICKETEKGRPFTEIHTLERSGRIQELARIIGGDRLTDTALKNAEEMLEAAQQASRE from the coding sequence ATGATCGCCCAACTGTTCATTTCCAATCTGGCCGTAATCCAGAAAGCGGCGGTAGAGCTGACCGGGGGACTCAATGTCTTTACCGGCGAAACCGGTGCGGGCAAAACTGTTTTGCTCTCTGCCATTAATGCCGTTATGGGCAAGCGTGTGCAGAAGGATATGATCCGCACAGGGGAAACCAAGGCGGTGGTTTCCGCCCTGTTTACGCAAATCGCTCCCAATGCGGCCCAAAAGCTTGCGGAAATGGGTTTTGAACCGGAGGAGGATGGGCTTCTCATCACCCGGGAAATCACCCAAACCGGGGGAAGCTGTAAAATAAACGGTATGCCGGCTACTGCGGCGATCCTGCGAGAGGTGACCGCTTTGTTGGTGGGTGTTCACGGCCAGCATGATACCGAACAGCTGCTTTCCTCTCAGCGGCATCTGGATTTCATCGATGATTTTGGCCGTCTGGAAGGGGAGCTTTCTGCTTATCAGGAGGCTTTCTCTGCAATGCGGGCACTTGCAGACCAGTTGGAAGGCCTCAACATGGATGATGCGCAGAAAGCCCGGCAAATTGATATGCTCACCTTCCAGCTGGAAGAAATTCAGGCGGCGAAATTGGAGGAAGGCGAGGAAGAAGCCCTCACTGCCCAGCGCCAGATCATCCGCAACAGTGAGAAAATTGTCCAGGCTCTTTCCGGGGCCTATGCCGCCCTGCAAGGCGATATAGAAGTGGAGGGAGCGGCCTCGCTTCTGGCTGCAACAGCCTCCCACATTGAGCAGGCCTCCCGGTACATAGAGGCATTGGAGCCCATGGCTCAGCGCCTTTCAGAAATGGCCTACGAGCTGGGGGATTTCTCTGCGGATATCCGCAGCAGCTTGGATGATATGGAATTTGATCCCCGTGAGCTGGACGAGCTGGAATACAGGCTGGATCAAATTCACAGGCTTAAAGCCAAATATGGTGGTACGGTGAGCGATATACTGGAATATGCCGAAAAGGCGCAGGAAGAGCTGGAATCCATCACCACCTCAGAACAGCGTCGGGAGGCTATTGCCGCCGCATTGGCAAAAGCACGGGCCAAAGCTGAAAAGCTTGCCGCCACACTCAGCGAAAAGCGCCGTAAAGCCGGGGAGGCCTTTACCAAGGCCGTGGAGCAGGAACTGGTATTTTTGGACATGCCCTCGGTTAAGCTCAGTGTATCACAAAAGGAAAAAGCACTGGGCTCCCGGGGAACCGATGAGATTGAACTGCTGATTGTTACCAATGCAGGTGAGGTTCCCAAACCCCTGAGCCGCATCGCTTCCGGTGGAGAATTGAGCCGGATTATGCTGGCTATTAAAAACGTGCTTTCGAATCGGGATGATATTGATACTCTCATTTTCGATGAAGTGGATTCCGGGGTCAGTGGCCGGGCAGCCCAAAAGATTGGGCAGAAGCTTCGGCAGGTTGCCGCCCAACGGCAGGTGCTGTGTGTCACCCATCTGGCACAGGTAGCCTCCTTTGGCCACAATCATCTGCTGATTTGCAAGGAAACCGAAAAGGGCCGCCCTTTTACCGAAATTCACACCTTGGAGCGCTCCGGTCGCATTCAGGAGTTAGCCCGGATCATCGGAGGTGACCGCCTGACCGATACCGCCCTGAAAAATGCCGAAGAAATGCTTGAGGCGGCACAGCAGGCTTCCAGAGAATAA
- a CDS encoding NAD(+)/NADH kinase — MNILIRPNFDKKGSLECVRKAASILLGHGAQIFINEADRSFFDDPQCRYGPMEEIIPLCDVLISVGGDGTILRTVKAAIPYGKPVLGINTGRIGFLTQLEEGELEDLALLVRGEYSLASRMMLKARIEGSCGEDFQYHALNDLVITRIDSNNIADMVVTAQEGRVSSFRADGLIFSTPTGSTAYSMSAGGPILDPSLDAIIMTAICPHAAITRPMVLRTDRSYCLCESQSSSNRGGLSLSVDGRTSHRILLGECIYIEKSTQTATLVDFGKKDFYWALNKKFSIT; from the coding sequence TTTAATAAGGCCGAATTTTGATAAAAAAGGCAGTCTGGAATGTGTCCGAAAAGCCGCCTCCATCCTGCTGGGGCATGGGGCTCAGATTTTTATAAACGAGGCAGACCGTTCTTTTTTTGATGACCCCCAGTGCCGCTACGGCCCTATGGAAGAAATCATCCCTCTTTGCGATGTGCTTATCAGCGTGGGAGGTGACGGCACCATTCTCCGCACTGTCAAGGCGGCAATTCCTTATGGCAAGCCGGTTCTGGGTATTAACACCGGCCGCATAGGCTTTCTCACTCAGTTGGAAGAAGGAGAGCTTGAGGATCTGGCGCTGCTGGTCAGAGGGGAGTATTCTCTTGCCAGCCGTATGATGCTTAAGGCCCGTATAGAAGGCTCCTGCGGTGAGGATTTTCAATATCATGCTCTGAATGATTTAGTGATAACCCGGATTGATTCCAACAACATCGCCGATATGGTGGTAACCGCACAGGAGGGCCGTGTTTCCTCCTTTCGGGCGGATGGGCTTATTTTTTCTACCCCTACCGGTTCTACAGCCTATTCCATGTCGGCGGGTGGGCCAATTCTTGATCCTTCGCTGGATGCCATTATCATGACAGCCATCTGCCCTCACGCCGCCATTACAAGGCCTATGGTTCTGCGAACCGACCGGAGCTATTGCCTTTGTGAGAGCCAAAGCAGCAGTAACCGGGGCGGGCTGAGCCTTTCGGTGGATGGCCGAACCAGCCACCGCATTCTGCTGGGGGAATGTATTTACATCGAAAAATCCACTCAAACCGCCACCTTAGTGGATTTTGGCAAAAAGGACTTTTATTGGGCACTCAATAAAAAATTCTCGATTACATGA